The Corvus moneduloides isolate bCorMon1 chromosome 4, bCorMon1.pri, whole genome shotgun sequence genomic interval ACTAGTTTTTATAAACTCAACTTTGGTATAGTCttaattttgctgttctttACATAAACCTGCAAATCATTACTCTTTGATTTTGGCTGGGAAAAGCTACAGAACTTTCTGGAgccataattatttttttacaaagaaCTTCCATTATAATTTCCATCTGCTGCTTTGCTTAAGCTGAATCTGAGTTCTCCACAAAACCATCAGATTGTTGCTTTGAGACTAAGGAACAGGTTGCTCTAGTGTTCTTCTTCCACTGGAAGTGGTAACATTCCAGACAAGCTCTGGTGCTCTGGACAATCTGAAATGTTAATGCTCACAGCTTCAGAGAATCAAGAAAAAGTCTCACAGCAAATACTTTGAGCAGGCCACCACCCGAAACCTCTTAGGCACACTTTGAGTCAACGTGCCTGATCTAGCAGCTACAAAATCTAGAAGAGGTCTGTGAATTACTAAATTATTTGCAACTTAGTCCTTTGTGgcattttctctgctctctcctaGCCAGTGGGAGTCCACAGAGACATGAGGCAGACACAGCCTGGACCTGGATTCTTGGAAAATAAGTAATCTTGATGGATGCTGGCATTCAACCTCTGTGGGCAGATGGTGAGATGCCATACAAAACCTAGAGCCTTTTTCTCTAATTAAAGATAGACACACCTCTGGAAATGGCATTTTTGAATAATCTAGAAGTACTGTTGAactggtttaaccccagctggcaactaagcacTGAATCAGAAGAGAGAACCATAGGTTGAGATATAGTTTaacacacaaagcaaaacaagcaaggCAAACCAAGGAGTTGATTCACCACttcccctgggcaggcaggtgttcagccataaccaggacagcagggctccatcactgGCTCGGGAAGACAAACACTATCACTCTGAATgtcttcccctttctccttctttgccCCAGCTTGACATGCTGGGCATAAATGCTGGAGATTGAAACACATCAAGAGGCAAATGAAGGACAGTcaactgctttttctcctctacTGGATGTACAtcactccctcctccctccaggcTGGTTACCTAAGTGACTCACCAAAAGTGTCAGTCGTGGATCATTTTAGAACAGTAATGTGCCATCTCACAAAACAGTGCACTCTTAGTAAGCTCTTTGGTGGTCACACAaaatcctcttttccttttaatttggGAAGTGCAAGTCTCTGCATTTCCCACACATTGTAATACCTTCCTCAGTAAGTGAATGAAGGTTTAAACACTTTCCTTGTGCTCCCTGTTTAACTGTTTCCTGTTAGTCTGTCGCCACCTGCTGAGAGAACCAGCAGCATCTCATTTCAGGATTCCTGACATTCCCAAGGCTAGTAATTAAGTGCCTTTATAAATAACACTGCTATGTTGATAAAATACTGGTTTTCGGGCATTATCCCTGAAACAGAGAACTGTGCtatgtatttttactttttatttgtaGAGTTCTCTCCCCTAATACAGCAAGGTCAGAACTGTAGTTAGTTCTAATATAAAGATACATTCATCTAATAATAATGAATCCCAGGTACTTTATTCTTGGTTGTATTGGTCTTTGCCATCCCAAAATGCAGATTTACACTCTATCAATGTCATCACTTGATTAGATCTCGTCAGATTCACAGACAGATTCACAGAATGAAGACATTCTCTACTTAATTCAAATATGCTGAAACAATGAAACAATGTGAAACAATTCTGGAAAACTTTGATATACTTTGTAGTATATCAAtacattaaatataattttcttcatatacTCAATCACAGTACAAACAAGCAATTCTACAAAGAGGTAAATCAGTAGTCACTTTATTATAAAAGTTAGATACTGCAGTTTTAGTATTAATTGCAAAAAACCCTGATAGCTTATTTCTGCCTTCTTGTTCTCTCCTGATGAATTAAAACCAATATAAATTCTAAATCAGTAGTACTCCAATAAAGTCAAGGTTACCAACCTACACTTAAAATAAAGTTGAATGTTAAAAGTTAAAACAAcatttaacagtattttaaaagctatgtGTGGCCTGCTGAAGCCACTGGTCCAAACCAACCTCCACAACAGCATCTCTGCCATCTAACTAAAAGTGATGCCAGAAGACTACAGCAAAAAGTGTTCATTACTAACAGTCACTTTGATGAGAATTTGGCCTGACTTCAGAGTGAAGTTTCCCGTTTTATTAACTGGCTTACAAAGGAGTTAACCTGAGGTCTTCCAAAGCAGGGGGGCAGAAGACTCATCCTGGTCATTTCTTGGAGGAGCTCAACTCCACACAGAGCTTGTGCTTCATTCTACCTGATTTCACATCAAGTGTTGTTTGCAGAGTTGTAACTACACTTACAGCTGGATGACAGGAACCATTCAGCAATATCAAaggctgctcttccctgtgtgtgcagagtatgtaagaaattacttttttatatGGTGAAGCACTATGTGCTACTTAACCTGGTATACAGTCCTGGCAGAGACAAAAACTTTGGGGAAGGATATgggattggtttgggttttattcttGAGACAACTAGGCAAGGTCATTACTGCACTCATGAATAACCTGCCCAAGTTTGTCTGACAGTAATGCTGGAGTGTTTCTCTTTTTGGGATAATTTAAGATGAAACTATTTTTAGCAGTGAAGGTGAGACTGTTTTCAAAGTGTCTCTGTAGGCAGCAAAGCAACAGATCACACACAGTCTGAGGGTACCAACAGGCCATCTatgtgaagaaaacaggaaCAGCCACTACCTTGGAGTATGGTTATTGCTAGAGACAAAGGGCACCACTGTTGTAAGACACCACACTGAGGTCTACACTGGTTACTTTTCATGGGTTTGGTGTGGTCCCACCAAAAAGGCTGCTCTGATAACATTTTGTAGTTTGGGCTGACATCAGTGAGCCTACACCCTTTTGGCACCGGTGCTGGGATGACGGGCTACTTGTCCCCAGCCTCTCTAACCTGTCCCCTCCAGCACACAACAGTTTGAAAGCAGTGTTTTGTTAGGTCAGTGCTCCCTCCTTGGAATGTACCTTTTGTCAAGTGATGATAGACGGGTGAATGGATGGAGAAGAAATTCACGTTCTACCCCAAACATCCAATTTCTGCCCCAAGTGGTCAGAAATGGAGTTGGTCTGGTGACAGACCTGCAGATGTACAATTTTCTTGCCACTGATCTGGGGAAGGTCTTGTGACCttcttttctataaaaataaacttttgttCTGAATGACAGAGCATTGCTAAATGACTCCATCCAACCCAAGACTTTGGATACTGGGGACTTGAGGAGCAATTCTGGATATACAGAGAGACTTTTTGACATCTACATAAACAAAGCAAGAGGTAGggaaagtaaaacaaagcaacaacTTCAGTTGTTCAACTAGACCATAACAtagaatataatttaaaaaaataaatctatttccTGACCACCACCACCACATGCTGCTAAGAATGACTGTGCATCAGGCAAGCACAAAGTGCTGTAATTTGCATTTAAGAAGAGTGGATACAGCACAACAATCTCTGTGGCCCACCCACCTCATCTTTCCAGCTTAAATATGACTAAAATCCAGTGTGCCTGTACAAAGAGGCATCAGTCACAAGAGAAACTATGGCTTTCAAAATGCAATAGGCTTTACTTTCTCCagtgtttttcttccatgtgCTTGTCCTAAATCCCATGCTGCAAGAGCTGAGCTTTTCAGATGTCTTCAGGCAAAACAGAATATTCCCCTAAACACTGGTACTCTATTGCCTGCTACAGTCATGCCTCCAGGAACACTGCTGCACTTGTTCAGAGAACTGCCCAGCATTTGCAAGGACGAGAACTTCTTCCATAGTTCATAACTGGCTACACAACCCCCACTCAAGAGACACATCCAAAGCAAAAGTGCTTGAAAAGGAGGATTCTCATTCACTTGTAGATATGGAAGGAGTGGCTTTACCCTAATGTTGGACAGAACCAAGCAAAATGTCAGGAATACTCGCTGTGGTTTCAAAATTCGTACACCACCATTCCCTGTCTGAAGAAATTCCCAGAGTCCATAGGTGGTCATCTCAGATTTCAACAGTCCCTGAAGAGCCTGGTAACATCCCGAAGACAAGGTGACACTTTGAGTGATGGAAGACATTTAGTCTCGAATTGGAGGCCTATGGATTGGAGAAAGCACAGCTGCCCAAGCCTGGCGGAAGAGCTGGACCAGTTTGTAAATGAATGGCAGTGATGTGGGAGAAGCtgcaaagcagaataaaaagcaaaagagctTGCATTATAAAAGGTAAAACTAGCATACACTAAACATATTAAGAACTACTCCCAGCTACAGTTAATAACAACCTaattctcttccttccttcagtTCAGTTCTTGGATCTTTACTCTGGGTACTGCTCCCTAGCAAGCTGCCTTCACTCTTTTCCAATGAATTATTTGTAGAATAGCTGTGGAGCACCTGTCACGCAGCAGAAGGGGAAACATCCAACCCCATCGCATCCCAGCTGCCACCTCTGTGTCACAAGACCAGCCCATTcctcagggacagcagcagccatcAGCAGTGAAACTCCAGCACAAGATGATCAAATGCATGGCACAGTGCTGCCCCCGGGAACTCTCCTGATGGCACAGCCTCTCGGGCAATCACTCATCCAGGGGACATCACCTTGTGCCACCACCAGCTGactgaggaaaaggctgagtctaggacagctctgcctgcctctcACAGTCTGTGCCTTGTCTGCTGGAAGGAGTTTTCAGAAAACTGGCATTTGTGGAGCTTCATCTTTCTACATGGACTGCAACTGGACACACTAAGTTTCTAGTCACCCAGtttttgtgtttccctgagACATTTATACAGACCAAATTTATTAAAAGCAACTCATTTCTTCTCCATAACCATAATGAAATTTTAGAAATTGGCAATCTTATTCCTGTACCTGGGTCTAATCTCACCACCACCAGGTACAGCAAAAAAGTGGCCAAGAGCATCTTCTTGTAAGGAAGTAAATAGAAGTGGTTTGACATGGACCTCAGGGCTCTACGTAGCAACGTCAACATGGTCAGGAGCTTTTGGGACAGCGCTCCTggaaaacaagaacagaaaagctGTTAGGGCAAAGTAAAGTTTAAAAAGTactcacatatatatatagacaaTAAGAAACTAAGATACTAGAAGTCTGATTGCATGAgagttgggttgggtttgggtttttatgtAACAGGGAACAGAGAAATGGTACAATTTTGTAATACAATTCATTATACTTCTTTTTTAAGCATCTACTTTAATACAATATGATCTTATACCACAGTAGTGCCAGCTTCTCTCCTGGGAGAAAACATCAAGTGATTTACAGTTCTGGAGAAGCAGAACTTTAAATGCTGACTTGGACTCAACTGTAAATGGAAATGGAGCAAACTGTGTTCAGAGCCAATAAAACATACCCTTAGAGGATTGCCAGGTAGtcttagttttcctttttcaccttaaaaaaagcccccaaaacctCCACAGTGCTTTTGATCCTGGATATTAATTGTCATCTCCTGATGCTGGCAGAGACTAAGTATACTTTGCCATTCTCAGCAAAGGTATCACTAAGTCTTCTATTTCCTGCTGTGGTACACAATGGGACTTCCTCACAGCCGGTTTGTCAGGGCAACATTCTTAACACATAGTTAATACTTGGGACCCTTCGCCAGTAAGGGACCAACTTGAAGTGAAACTGTAAAAAAGGAGCACAAACAACAGAGGGAAAGCCCACCCAGAACAGTTTCTGTCACtgggtcctgctgctcctcagcagccgAGCGCGTCTCCTCCTGCCGAGTCCACTGGCAGCGGCTGTCGCAAATGGTGCCGAGGAAGGCCAGCTGCTGCTCGCTGTCGAACACGTCACAGCCTCGCACCAGCTCCTCCGCGCCCTCGAAGCGGCCCAGCGGCAGCAGCACGTGCACCAGGTAGAGCTCCAGCACGGACCCGAACTCGGGGAGGCTCTGGTTGGTGTGGTCTctcagccagctgctgcccacTTCCAGCATCACCTGCGGCTCTCTCACTTTGCTGTACAACAGGATACTGAAATACAAGGGAGAGGTGTGAGAAAACCCTAAGTCTTTGTCAAAGCTGACATCACGGACAGCTACTGCTCCCAAGCAGCTCTCATGAAGGTATGAACGAGGGTCTACATCAAAGCAGAGAGAATTCTGAGGCAGACAACAGGTGCAGCTATTGGTGCTACTCTCTCAGCATCACCCGTTTTGTACTTGATCACCATGAAGCAATCTTGCAGACAGGCTCCAGCACACACAGGTCAAGTACAGGCCTGTCCCAGATCTCACTTACCCCACGCAAAGTGAAAACATCACATAATACGCAAGCCTGGCCTGCTGTTAAACCTAACGCAAGCCCTGTGTGTACATCTGACAGCAACAGACAGGAACTCACCACAGCTCCAGAACTTTTGGAGGCAGATGTTCAGGGACATGGTAATACTGTAGGACCCAAGACAGAACTTCTCTCCACCGGTTCATCTCGGCCAGCGCCTGAATCCCCACAACACAAAGGGAGCATTTCACTTCTGCAAAACTGGTAAGGAACAGACACCTAAGTAAGCCCTTCTTACAACCACATTTCCCCTCACATCCCTTCCACTGAGCTTCAGTGCAGCCCAGGTACTCCACAGGTCTCTGGCAgctgctttccctcctttccctctaCTTGGCCCCTATAAAAAGGCCAATTCGACCTCCGAGGATATGCCCTGTGACTGTATCTCTGAGAGAACGAAGGGAAGGCTCCTGGGCACACCTCACTTCCCTCAAACACGCACAGATCCCTTCATATGAAACCTGTTAATATCGACAGGgccaaaagaaaccccaaagcGGGGCAAG includes:
- the PEX26 gene encoding peroxisome assembly protein 26, translating into MRAEPPAWAPGPAQAAALLEEAADLLVLHRDFAAAVERCEAGCYSLGPGPGPGHESFAEVKCSLCVVGIQALAEMNRWREVLSWVLQYYHVPEHLPPKVLELCILLYSKVREPQVMLEVGSSWLRDHTNQSLPEFGSVLELYLVHVLLPLGRFEGAEELVRGCDVFDSEQQLAFLGTICDSRCQWTRQEETRSAAEEQQDPVTETVLGALSQKLLTMLTLLRRALRSMSNHFYLLPYKKMLLATFLLYLVVVRLDPASPTSLPFIYKLVQLFRQAWAAVLSPIHRPPIRD